From the genome of Desertibacillus haloalkaliphilus, one region includes:
- a CDS encoding dynamin family protein: MQLNQREQMEKLNRYVKNSNKELSEIKKGLQKIYDHLSQKSDHKRLKKCEQLVEKLDDNQLVIAFCGQFSAGKSTLINELIGQEVLPSHPIPTSANIVKVKAARHPEVVVTFKDKGTVTFKGEGAFDSVEQYCMDGDSVDIVDIREPNEQLPKGVTLLDTPGIDSTEEAHRLATESHLHLADLVLYVMDYHHVESEINRKFIQKLNEQVKPTFLLINQIDKHIDTELPFSAYQEKISKSLHDHQLQCEGLFYTSSFAGDHQYNELDRLRDELNEVIADKEMMLAKSILTESFQMILEHIEWWSDHFQHRLEEYKEVLHPYQPNDFKEIKQQWETYKQQQVTAETLVQQFEEEFSEKLERILENANLMPYHTRHLARDYLESKQIGFKVKGFFSTARTRQAQDNRFQQFYQELSENATTYLDIHIRQLLFSHTKAYGLNDEALRISIHQFNVGLPDTVITNALSRGALFNHQYVLHFSQQVIQQVRSYYRTHALKKLAEASTYVRKHRAKRERDRVRKRDEFERKLLACEGTLEIEKKLDHTYEQFIDILFNKTDRPNKKHERTRQGSLKQQKFTSQSHKSSKKTQYAVNLTDYMNNDEGRKRTPDPKMYEKRDQVLAALEKTAQVVEGVKGFATARKDLIDRASRLRDHRFTVALFGAFSSGKSSFANALLGEELLPVSPNPTTAVINQISPPTADHPHKSVEVTFKCESELVKDINEVLSYAHQQVDSLEELFHLLQERSFVWQQTDDDQLHEDEETTKEDDRNEDPFELLDDRQWALLQALEAGYESMKASIGQSVEVSLEQFYELVKTEEKACYVEVVKVYYDCSLTRQGIILVDTPGADSINGRHTDLAFSYIKHSDAIVFVSYFNHAFSRADREFLIQLGRVKESFTHDKMYFIINAADLAHSVAEVDDVVAHIEKNLLTCGIRDARIFPVSSQLSLLAKKFQMDQLSENESLRYKRRVDPSYIEMGTAYAGMESFENDFYTNTIERLLQSSIYVSYHEIKTIKERLFLFIAMVNESEHIRVEKLNQVRKAYRHSLELVDEVDVEIEQKLVLQEIDELVFYVKQRVFYRYFDEYKRIFSPIRFEGEDFTKTLKRCVNEVIHFLAFDFVQEMRATSFRVEMFLKKTLEDMCERVGGRLQEVDPHLNVRPLRAFDVASPSFHEGFYEVNADFFKEELDQYSSTESFFLEKGNFALRDQLEEKLRPFADQYIHDCLHVLHEHYRDEFAKWVGELKKELHAQTMDYYVAQIEALSSQQDLASLHDKKRQIEECLKTRT; this comes from the coding sequence ATGCAGTTGAATCAGCGAGAACAGATGGAGAAGTTAAATCGTTATGTAAAAAATTCCAATAAAGAGCTCTCAGAAATAAAGAAGGGTCTGCAGAAGATCTATGATCACCTCAGCCAAAAAAGCGATCACAAACGATTAAAAAAGTGCGAGCAGTTAGTAGAAAAGTTGGATGACAACCAGCTTGTGATCGCGTTTTGTGGTCAATTTTCTGCAGGGAAGTCGACATTAATTAATGAGCTCATTGGTCAGGAGGTGTTACCGTCACACCCGATTCCAACAAGTGCTAATATCGTGAAAGTAAAGGCAGCAAGGCACCCAGAGGTCGTTGTCACGTTTAAAGATAAGGGGACTGTGACATTCAAAGGAGAAGGTGCTTTTGATTCTGTTGAACAGTACTGCATGGATGGAGATTCTGTTGACATCGTTGACATTCGTGAGCCAAATGAACAATTGCCGAAGGGAGTGACTCTTTTAGATACGCCAGGCATTGATTCGACAGAGGAGGCCCATCGCCTTGCGACTGAATCCCATTTACACTTAGCCGACCTTGTTTTGTATGTGATGGATTATCACCATGTTGAATCTGAGATCAACCGTAAGTTTATCCAAAAGCTTAATGAACAGGTGAAGCCGACGTTTTTATTAATTAATCAAATTGATAAACATATCGACACAGAACTCCCCTTTTCTGCGTATCAAGAAAAAATTAGCAAGTCGTTGCACGACCACCAATTGCAATGTGAAGGGTTGTTCTATACGTCTTCTTTTGCTGGAGATCACCAATATAACGAACTTGATCGATTAAGGGATGAGTTAAATGAGGTCATTGCTGATAAAGAAATGATGCTTGCAAAAAGTATTCTCACTGAAAGCTTTCAAATGATTTTAGAACACATAGAGTGGTGGAGTGATCACTTTCAGCACCGCCTAGAAGAGTATAAAGAGGTATTACATCCTTATCAGCCAAACGATTTTAAAGAAATTAAACAACAGTGGGAGACATACAAGCAACAGCAGGTGACAGCCGAAACATTGGTTCAACAATTTGAGGAAGAGTTTAGTGAGAAGCTCGAACGCATTTTGGAAAATGCGAATTTGATGCCCTATCATACGAGGCATTTGGCTAGGGATTACTTAGAATCAAAGCAAATCGGTTTTAAAGTGAAAGGGTTCTTTTCTACTGCGCGAACAAGACAAGCTCAAGACAATCGTTTTCAGCAGTTTTACCAGGAGCTGTCTGAAAACGCGACGACGTACCTTGATATTCATATTCGGCAGTTATTGTTTTCTCATACGAAGGCATATGGCCTGAACGATGAAGCCTTACGGATATCGATTCATCAATTTAACGTCGGTCTACCAGATACTGTGATTACAAATGCTCTCAGTCGTGGTGCACTATTTAATCATCAATATGTTCTTCATTTCTCACAGCAAGTCATTCAACAGGTGAGATCCTATTATCGTACGCACGCCTTGAAAAAGCTTGCCGAAGCAAGTACATATGTAAGAAAGCATAGAGCGAAGAGAGAACGTGATCGTGTTCGGAAAAGAGATGAATTTGAACGGAAGCTTCTTGCGTGCGAAGGAACCCTAGAAATTGAAAAGAAACTTGATCACACGTACGAGCAATTCATTGATATCCTTTTTAACAAAACGGATCGACCTAATAAAAAACATGAGCGAACTCGCCAAGGGTCTCTCAAGCAACAGAAGTTTACCTCACAATCACATAAAAGTAGCAAAAAAACTCAGTACGCTGTTAATTTAACTGATTATATGAACAATGATGAAGGAAGGAAACGAACTCCTGATCCTAAGATGTACGAAAAAAGGGATCAAGTGCTTGCTGCACTTGAGAAAACAGCTCAGGTTGTTGAAGGGGTAAAGGGGTTTGCAACGGCAAGGAAGGACTTGATCGATCGGGCTAGTCGCCTGCGCGATCATCGTTTTACCGTCGCTCTCTTCGGTGCATTTAGTTCGGGGAAATCATCCTTTGCCAATGCATTACTAGGAGAAGAACTGCTCCCCGTCTCTCCCAATCCGACGACGGCTGTCATTAACCAAATTTCCCCTCCGACTGCTGATCATCCGCATAAGAGCGTAGAAGTGACGTTCAAATGTGAAAGTGAGCTTGTAAAAGATATTAATGAAGTGCTTTCGTATGCTCACCAACAGGTTGATAGCCTCGAGGAACTTTTTCATCTGCTACAAGAGCGGTCGTTCGTTTGGCAACAGACAGACGATGATCAACTACATGAGGATGAAGAGACGACAAAGGAAGACGACCGTAACGAGGATCCATTCGAGTTATTAGATGACCGTCAATGGGCATTGTTGCAAGCTCTAGAAGCTGGTTACGAGTCGATGAAGGCATCGATCGGTCAAAGCGTTGAGGTCTCCCTTGAGCAATTTTATGAATTAGTGAAAACGGAGGAGAAAGCCTGCTATGTTGAGGTGGTTAAGGTCTATTATGATTGTTCGCTAACACGCCAAGGCATCATCCTCGTTGATACGCCAGGGGCTGATTCGATCAATGGAAGACATACGGATCTAGCATTTTCTTACATCAAACACTCAGATGCGATCGTATTTGTCTCATATTTTAACCATGCGTTCTCAAGGGCCGATCGCGAGTTCTTGATTCAATTAGGTCGAGTCAAAGAGTCCTTTACCCATGATAAAATGTATTTTATTATTAATGCTGCTGACTTGGCACACAGTGTGGCTGAGGTTGACGATGTCGTCGCTCATATTGAAAAAAATCTCTTAACATGTGGGATCCGTGATGCGCGCATCTTTCCAGTCTCAAGTCAGCTCAGTTTGTTAGCAAAGAAATTTCAAATGGATCAATTGTCCGAAAACGAATCGCTAAGATACAAGCGACGTGTAGACCCTAGCTATATTGAGATGGGAACGGCTTATGCTGGAATGGAGTCATTTGAAAATGATTTTTATACAAATACGATTGAACGACTTCTGCAATCATCGATTTACGTTTCCTATCACGAAATCAAAACGATAAAAGAGCGACTATTTCTGTTTATTGCGATGGTAAATGAGAGTGAACATATTCGCGTCGAGAAGCTAAACCAAGTGAGGAAAGCATATAGGCATTCGCTTGAGCTGGTCGACGAGGTGGATGTAGAGATTGAACAAAAGCTTGTATTGCAGGAGATTGATGAATTAGTCTTTTACGTGAAGCAACGTGTGTTTTATCGATATTTTGATGAATACAAACGAATCTTCAGCCCGATACGCTTTGAAGGAGAAGATTTTACGAAAACCTTAAAACGTTGTGTAAATGAAGTGATTCATTTTCTTGCCTTTGATTTTGTTCAAGAAATGCGGGCAACATCCTTTCGAGTTGAAATGTTTCTTAAGAAGACGCTAGAGGACATGTGCGAGAGGGTGGGGGGACGTTTGCAGGAGGTAGATCCGCACTTGAACGTTCGGCCGTTGCGAGCTTTTGATGTTGCTTCGCCTTCGTTTCATGAAGGATTTTACGAGGTTAATGCTGATTTCTTCAAGGAAGAACTTGACCAATATTCGAGTACGGAATCATTTTTTTTAGAAAAGGGAAATTTCGCCTTGCGTGATCAACTAGAGGAAAAACTTCGTCCGTTTGCTGATCAATATATCCATGATTGCTTGCATGTGTTACATGAGCATTATAGGGACGAATTTGCAAAATGGGTTGGGGAACTTAAGAAAGAATTACACGCGCAAACGATGGATTATTATGTCGCTCAGATCGAGGCGTTATCAAGTCAACAAGACCTTGCATCGTTACATGACAAAAAGAGGCAGATTGAGGAGTGTCTGAAGACCCGAACGTAA
- a CDS encoding methyl-accepting chemotaxis protein: MFQKINRKLMILISGLLAASLLIVSTITYQQTKHVIEDNVQSEASSLVQELNRYVDNYFGNFATTLDLFSQDERIIAFVDAVEEDPINREGWGAIDQTFAHFNDLNDSVQLSYIATNQSIDTTPLIDLPDDFDPTERPWYINAKENPDEVVWTQPYISDEDGEYVVTAAKAITEADQFLGVLAMDVSLEALATVINQVEVNYDGFLFLYDDQGVALVHQTLTGEDLSEEEAVQQMLTGEKNDVIHYHFDGQDRLMYYETVPQTNWKIGAVYVHDDMLASARDLSNLILLVAIAVILLSLTAAYFFSKGITRPIVQLKSEVGRVADGDLTVQVQTKAKDEVGDLAQHFNMMVANVNELIHSAQRSANQVNDSAENMSAVSEEMIASSEDVSQAVSEIAKGASQQASDVEDTRNRAVEFSNQIDKVTTETNTLMELSNQTKEQSKQGASQVVVLKEKNAESNEVIASVQSVIVDLSSKISEVESVISAINGISEQTNLLALNASIEAARAGEHGKGFAVVADEVRKLAEQSSDATVKVSETIKGIVSESERAIAAITKTQEISSEQTTAVSDTEKAFDRIATAIATFVDSIDSINHDLTIMNDHKDALVGSIQSIAAVTEQAAASVEEVNASTDQQVDALNSVAQAAEELNQLSSDLLKQSNSFKVRDE; this comes from the coding sequence ATGTTTCAAAAAATTAATCGAAAATTAATGATCTTGATATCAGGACTGTTAGCTGCGTCGCTACTGATTGTTTCTACGATTACATATCAACAAACAAAACATGTGATCGAAGACAATGTGCAGTCTGAAGCATCCAGCCTTGTGCAAGAGCTTAATCGCTACGTTGATAATTATTTTGGTAATTTCGCAACGACTCTTGATCTTTTTAGTCAAGATGAGCGTATTATAGCTTTTGTAGATGCGGTGGAAGAAGATCCAATCAACCGTGAGGGGTGGGGGGCGATTGATCAAACCTTCGCTCATTTTAATGATTTGAATGATAGTGTGCAATTAAGTTATATTGCGACCAATCAATCGATCGATACGACACCATTAATTGATCTGCCAGACGACTTTGATCCAACCGAGCGCCCGTGGTATATCAATGCGAAAGAAAACCCAGATGAGGTCGTGTGGACACAGCCTTATATTAGTGATGAGGATGGAGAGTATGTCGTTACTGCTGCAAAAGCGATCACAGAAGCTGACCAATTTTTAGGTGTGTTAGCGATGGACGTATCGCTTGAAGCGTTGGCAACTGTAATTAATCAAGTTGAGGTTAATTATGATGGATTTTTATTTTTGTATGATGATCAAGGTGTAGCTCTTGTTCATCAAACGCTCACTGGTGAAGATCTTTCTGAAGAAGAAGCGGTTCAACAAATGTTAACAGGGGAAAAGAACGACGTCATTCATTATCACTTTGATGGTCAAGATCGACTGATGTACTATGAGACCGTTCCACAAACGAATTGGAAGATCGGTGCGGTGTATGTCCATGATGATATGCTAGCGAGTGCTAGAGACTTAAGTAACCTTATCTTACTAGTTGCGATCGCTGTGATTCTACTATCCTTAACAGCTGCTTATTTTTTCTCAAAAGGAATTACGCGTCCAATTGTTCAATTGAAATCAGAAGTTGGTCGAGTGGCAGATGGTGATTTGACCGTTCAAGTGCAAACAAAGGCGAAAGATGAAGTAGGAGATTTAGCACAACATTTTAATATGATGGTAGCTAATGTGAATGAGTTAATTCATTCTGCTCAGCGTTCAGCGAATCAAGTCAATGATTCAGCTGAAAACATGAGCGCAGTTTCAGAGGAAATGATTGCTTCAAGTGAGGATGTTTCACAAGCAGTATCTGAAATAGCGAAGGGGGCTTCACAACAAGCGTCTGATGTAGAGGATACGCGTAACCGTGCTGTGGAATTCTCAAACCAAATTGATAAAGTAACCACAGAAACGAATACATTAATGGAGCTTTCAAATCAAACGAAAGAACAGAGCAAGCAAGGTGCTTCTCAAGTCGTAGTCCTAAAAGAAAAGAATGCTGAATCCAATGAAGTCATTGCATCAGTACAATCTGTTATCGTTGATTTGTCGTCGAAAATTTCAGAGGTTGAAAGTGTGATCAGTGCGATCAACGGGATTTCTGAACAAACGAATTTACTAGCACTTAATGCAAGTATTGAAGCAGCAAGAGCTGGTGAACACGGGAAAGGATTTGCGGTTGTTGCTGATGAAGTCAGAAAGTTAGCTGAACAGTCTTCAGATGCGACGGTTAAAGTAAGTGAAACGATTAAAGGGATTGTATCTGAATCTGAGCGTGCGATTGCTGCGATTACGAAAACACAAGAAATTTCTTCGGAACAAACCACAGCTGTTTCAGATACCGAAAAGGCATTTGACCGAATTGCTACGGCAATCGCAACCTTTGTTGACTCGATTGATTCGATTAATCATGATTTAACGATCATGAACGATCACAAAGATGCACTAGTTGGATCCATTCAAAGCATTGCCGCTGTGACTGAACAAGCTGCAGCATCGGTTGAAGAAGTTAATGCATCTACTGATCAGCAAGTTGATGCATTAAATAGTGTCGCACAAGCCGCGGAAGAATTAAACCAATTAAGCAGTGACCTGCTTAAACAAAGCAATTCTTTTAAAGTAAGAGATGAGTAA
- a CDS encoding YppG family protein, with protein MNLHHFPFNGGNQYPPPQQNHPYARMTPFDLPQFFGSMYNQGFPFQTPMPPQSNQQLPQPQQNQQSQSPQQNQQHPPQVQQQQANPTQATQPMPGYPPMPQPLIAHFMDADGKIDFDKTFKTVDQCVKTANQIGPLLKQMSSFFSQNR; from the coding sequence ATGAATTTACATCATTTCCCTTTTAATGGAGGCAATCAGTATCCACCACCTCAACAAAATCATCCGTACGCACGCATGACACCGTTTGATTTGCCACAATTTTTCGGATCGATGTATAATCAAGGGTTTCCTTTCCAAACTCCGATGCCACCTCAATCCAATCAGCAACTACCGCAGCCACAACAAAACCAGCAATCACAGTCGCCGCAACAAAACCAACAACACCCCCCGCAGGTACAGCAGCAACAAGCAAACCCTACTCAGGCAACACAGCCGATGCCTGGGTATCCACCGATGCCACAACCTCTCATCGCTCATTTCATGGATGCCGATGGGAAAATCGATTTTGATAAAACCTTTAAAACCGTGGATCAATGTGTGAAAACGGCCAATCAAATTGGTCCATTACTGAAACAAATGAGTTCATTTTTTTCACAAAATCGTTAG
- a CDS encoding Hsp20/alpha crystallin family protein, with protein MGDKNERLPKQQQKPYSDLLKSIDNFFTETFKNFHDNGLFAPSFPVHMYETDQYYMIEAELPGVKKEQIQLDIYQNHVRIGVEHQEIINEEDQKNDFFHQQRSYQRRERTIPLPFTISEKDAKARYANGLLTIKIPNKRKTIDIE; from the coding sequence ATGGGTGATAAAAATGAACGTCTACCAAAACAACAACAAAAACCTTATAGTGATCTCTTAAAATCCATTGATAACTTCTTCACCGAAACATTCAAAAACTTCCACGATAACGGACTATTTGCGCCAAGTTTTCCAGTTCATATGTATGAAACAGATCAATATTACATGATCGAAGCTGAACTGCCAGGAGTAAAAAAAGAGCAAATTCAATTGGACATTTATCAAAACCACGTCCGTATTGGTGTTGAGCATCAGGAAATCATCAATGAAGAAGATCAAAAGAACGATTTCTTTCATCAACAACGCTCTTACCAACGACGAGAGCGTACGATACCACTTCCGTTTACAATCTCCGAAAAAGATGCAAAAGCAAGGTATGCGAATGGATTATTAACGATTAAAATCCCAAATAAACGGAAGACAATCGACATTGAATAA
- a CDS encoding dipeptidase: MYIIDSHCDALLKLWEQPQKRSFIDSPEIETNLMRIKAGKVKLQCFAIFVEDDVTSDQKFQVALDQIDLFHRHVLAQPEMKQIVNWEDIDTLEDGQIGALLTLEGADAIGNDLAKLRTLFLLGVKSVGLTWNNANLCADGVGERRGAGLTELGFNVVRLNNQWGVWTDVSHLSERSFWDVLDVAAYPIASHSNAKALADHPRNLSDEQAKALFSRHGFIGVVFHPAFLRSDGKGTIDDIIRHIEHFCALGGVRHICFGSDFDGMPKTIDRLKHAGMYQHLINELLKHFKEDDVKGFAYKNFLRHRPVKRERV, from the coding sequence ATGTATATTATTGATAGTCATTGTGATGCATTGCTGAAATTGTGGGAACAACCGCAAAAACGGTCATTCATTGATTCACCAGAGATCGAAACAAACCTCATGAGGATCAAAGCAGGAAAAGTTAAGCTTCAATGTTTTGCGATTTTTGTAGAAGATGATGTAACATCCGACCAGAAGTTTCAAGTGGCTCTTGACCAAATTGATTTGTTTCATCGGCATGTCCTTGCCCAGCCAGAGATGAAGCAAATTGTGAATTGGGAGGATATTGATACGCTTGAAGATGGGCAGATTGGTGCGCTGTTAACGTTAGAAGGAGCGGATGCGATCGGTAATGACCTTGCCAAGCTTCGGACACTTTTTTTACTTGGTGTGAAATCGGTTGGGCTGACCTGGAACAATGCAAATCTTTGTGCCGATGGGGTCGGTGAAAGACGAGGGGCGGGCCTGACTGAATTAGGATTTAATGTTGTCCGTTTAAATAATCAATGGGGAGTCTGGACCGATGTCTCGCATTTGAGTGAACGCTCCTTTTGGGATGTATTAGATGTCGCCGCTTACCCAATCGCTAGTCATTCAAATGCAAAAGCCTTGGCTGATCACCCCCGCAATTTAAGTGATGAGCAAGCGAAGGCCCTGTTTTCTCGTCACGGGTTTATTGGAGTTGTATTTCATCCCGCGTTTTTGCGTTCGGATGGAAAAGGGACGATAGATGATATTATTCGGCACATTGAACATTTTTGTGCCTTAGGAGGCGTGAGGCACATTTGTTTTGGCTCAGATTTTGATGGCATGCCTAAAACGATTGATCGACTCAAACATGCAGGGATGTACCAACATTTGATCAATGAATTATTGAAGCATTTTAAAGAAGATGACGTAAAAGGATTTGCTTATAAAAATTTTCTGCGACATCGACCGGTGAAGCGAGAACGTGTCTAA
- a CDS encoding iron-sulfur cluster biosynthesis family protein, protein MKITDQAKAYIERAMQENGASNIRVVFAGMGUGGPKLGLALDEPEETDTIETINGIKVAIDANVAPHIETVTLEFQETTEGPGLALVDESGSDCC, encoded by the coding sequence ATGAAAATTACAGATCAAGCGAAAGCTTACATTGAACGTGCGATGCAAGAAAATGGAGCAAGTAATATTCGGGTTGTCTTTGCTGGTATGGGCTGAGGTGGTCCAAAATTAGGACTGGCTCTGGATGAGCCAGAAGAGACCGATACGATAGAAACCATTAATGGCATCAAAGTAGCCATTGACGCAAACGTTGCTCCACACATCGAAACCGTTACTCTTGAATTTCAAGAAACAACGGAAGGGCCTGGTTTGGCATTGGTTGACGAATCAGGCAGTGACTGCTGTTAA
- a CDS encoding small, acid-soluble spore protein L, protein MAKRKKQKQNAATTESRSVNPLGNSPDTEFSGEVYSKGQHAAKKENTK, encoded by the coding sequence ATGGCGAAACGAAAAAAACAAAAGCAAAACGCAGCAACAACGGAAAGCCGTAGTGTTAATCCGCTAGGAAACTCACCAGACACCGAATTCTCAGGTGAAGTCTATAGTAAAGGTCAGCATGCAGCTAAAAAAGAGAATACGAAATAA
- a CDS encoding SurA N-terminal domain-containing protein, which produces MFKKVLGLTATGLLAVALTACGGNEAPEETDAPANEEVEQTDEQASDLNTEDLPETIATVNGEDITNEIYQAQIQQFMMVYQMQGLDLEAQDEDGQMTQMIHQQALDSLIADRLLVQAANEQGIEVDEEEVETQLNQVTAQFETEEELNEALEQENITMDELREDITNQLKRLQFEEEIAGDVTVSEEEIRDAYDELVAAHGDEVPEFDEYQPQLEQQIKDERSHERIAAYVDELREEGEVEIYI; this is translated from the coding sequence TTGTTTAAAAAAGTATTAGGATTGACTGCAACAGGTTTATTGGCTGTCGCATTAACAGCTTGTGGGGGTAATGAAGCACCAGAAGAAACAGACGCTCCAGCCAACGAGGAAGTTGAACAAACAGATGAACAAGCAAGTGATCTAAACACAGAGGATTTACCAGAAACAATTGCTACGGTAAATGGTGAAGATATAACAAACGAAATTTATCAGGCGCAAATTCAACAGTTTATGATGGTTTATCAAATGCAAGGCCTTGATCTTGAAGCACAAGATGAAGATGGACAAATGACACAAATGATTCATCAGCAGGCATTAGATAGTCTAATCGCGGACCGTCTACTTGTACAAGCAGCAAATGAGCAAGGGATTGAAGTTGATGAAGAAGAAGTAGAAACTCAATTAAATCAAGTAACGGCGCAGTTTGAAACAGAAGAAGAGTTAAATGAAGCTCTTGAACAAGAGAACATCACAATGGATGAGCTACGCGAAGATATTACTAATCAGTTGAAGAGACTACAGTTTGAAGAAGAAATTGCTGGAGATGTGACAGTATCGGAAGAAGAAATTAGAGATGCTTACGACGAACTAGTTGCTGCTCATGGCGATGAAGTACCTGAATTTGACGAGTATCAACCACAACTTGAGCAACAAATTAAAGATGAGCGTTCTCATGAACGTATTGCAGCCTATGTTGATGAATTAAGAGAAGAAGGCGAAGTTGAAATTTATATTTAA
- a CDS encoding GbsR/MarR family transcriptional regulator, giving the protein MNNHDSPNSNWSELNEARNRFISEIAQNMHLYGISQSVGRLYGTVFFAEKPMTLDQMSEALGMSKTSMSTGIRELSKSKMVERVWEKGVRKDLYQAEQDWYKSFSAVFINRWRKATELNKEAIQDTKQMLDELYDTTTDSHLQTHINRDLEKLDQAEAYYQWLDEVISLFESGEIFSIVPKK; this is encoded by the coding sequence ATGAACAACCATGACTCTCCAAACAGTAATTGGAGCGAGCTTAATGAAGCACGTAACCGCTTTATTTCAGAAATAGCACAGAATATGCACTTATACGGAATTTCCCAATCAGTGGGGCGATTATATGGTACCGTGTTCTTTGCGGAAAAGCCAATGACCCTTGATCAAATGAGTGAAGCTCTTGGTATGAGTAAAACGAGCATGAGCACAGGAATTCGCGAACTATCGAAATCAAAAATGGTTGAGCGTGTCTGGGAAAAAGGGGTTAGAAAAGACCTCTATCAAGCTGAACAAGATTGGTACAAATCGTTTTCAGCGGTGTTTATTAACCGTTGGCGAAAAGCGACAGAGTTAAACAAAGAAGCGATTCAAGATACAAAACAAATGCTCGATGAACTCTATGACACGACCACTGACTCTCACCTACAAACACATATTAACCGTGACCTTGAAAAGCTCGACCAAGCCGAAGCGTATTACCAGTGGCTTGATGAAGTGATTTCACTGTTTGAAAGCGGTGAAATCTTTTCTATCGTCCCGAAGAAATAG
- a CDS encoding quaternary amine ABC transporter ATP-binding protein yields MPKIKVEGITKVFGKKPKRALELLEKNKTKSEILAETGMTVGVNQASFEVEESEIFVIMGLSGSGKSTLVRLLNRLIEPTTGNIWVDEEDLATMDEQTLREVRRKKMSMVFQKFGLFPFRTILENVEYGLEVQGVPKQDRREKAQSSLELVGLKGYEDKFPSELSGGMQQRVGLARALANDPDILLMDEAFSALDPLIRKDMQDELLDLQESMKKTIIFITHDLDEALRIGDRITIMKDGAIVQIGTPEEILMNPENEYVEKFVEDVDRSKVFTAQHVMKRPETVNGEKDGPRVALQRMRDTGISSIYVTTRSKELIGVVHADEVSKAVKENKTSLLEIVDKNVPHVSPDTPLHDLLDMISTSPVPVAVTEGNKLKGIIVRGAVLAAISGSEVNLDGSITETSVS; encoded by the coding sequence GTGCCTAAGATTAAAGTAGAAGGAATAACAAAAGTTTTTGGTAAAAAGCCAAAACGAGCACTTGAATTGTTGGAGAAAAATAAGACAAAAAGTGAGATTTTAGCAGAAACGGGAATGACTGTAGGTGTTAACCAAGCATCTTTTGAAGTCGAAGAAAGTGAAATCTTTGTGATTATGGGACTTTCTGGAAGTGGTAAGTCCACTCTTGTTCGATTGTTGAACCGACTGATTGAGCCAACCACAGGGAATATTTGGGTTGATGAGGAAGACCTCGCAACGATGGATGAACAAACATTACGAGAAGTAAGGCGTAAAAAAATGAGTATGGTGTTCCAGAAGTTTGGCTTGTTCCCTTTTCGCACAATCTTAGAAAATGTCGAATATGGATTAGAAGTTCAAGGTGTACCGAAACAAGACCGTCGGGAAAAGGCGCAATCGTCACTAGAGCTTGTTGGTTTAAAGGGGTACGAGGATAAATTTCCAAGCGAACTGTCTGGTGGGATGCAGCAGCGTGTTGGGTTAGCGAGAGCGCTCGCCAATGATCCGGATATTTTATTAATGGATGAAGCATTTTCGGCGTTAGATCCATTGATTCGTAAAGATATGCAAGATGAATTGCTAGATTTACAGGAATCGATGAAAAAGACGATTATCTTCATTACCCATGATTTGGATGAGGCCTTACGGATTGGTGACCGGATAACGATTATGAAAGACGGAGCAATCGTTCAAATTGGGACACCTGAAGAGATTTTAATGAATCCGGAAAATGAATACGTTGAAAAATTCGTCGAGGATGTTGATCGTTCAAAAGTATTCACTGCACAGCACGTGATGAAACGTCCGGAGACTGTCAATGGGGAAAAAGACGGACCACGAGTGGCCTTGCAACGAATGAGAGATACAGGGATTTCAAGTATCTACGTGACGACGAGAAGCAAGGAATTAATCGGTGTTGTTCATGCGGATGAAGTCTCGAAAGCTGTGAAAGAAAATAAAACGAGTTTGCTAGAGATTGTCGATAAAAACGTTCCGCACGTATCACCTGATACACCGCTACATGATTTGCTAGATATGATTTCAACGAGTCCGGTACCAGTAGCGGTAACTGAAGGAAATAAATTAAAAGGGATTATCGTACGTGGAGCCGTACTGGCTGCAATATCTGGAAGTGAGGTGAATCTAGATGGATCTATTACCGAGACTTCCGTTAGCTGA